A single Crateriforma conspicua DNA region contains:
- a CDS encoding glucose-1-phosphate adenylyltransferase, whose product MSSEHIDLSNTIALILGGGRGTRLFPLTKIRAKPAVPLAAKYRLIDIPISNCINSGLNRAYVLTQFLSESLHRHLRQTYTFDIFSGGFVELLAAQQTVSEGTDWYQGTADAVRKNLVHLRESWIEHILILSGDQLYRMDFRDMMKTHIDSGADATIAAIPVDRKDASALGIMQVDDSGRVRGFVEKPQTDEELAKVKMDPAWIEARGIPAQGRECLASMGLYIFNKSVMVDLLESSTHEDFGKEVFPAALDSHKVNVHLFDGYWEDIGTIRAFYEANLSLAGKNPPFDLRDRNAPIYSRPRFLPPTIMGDAKINNSLIADGCHIGDNVTIENSVIGLRTVVGDNVTIRDSVVMGADFIERRQGPRDGKLPVGIGANSQISGAILDKNCRIGENVVIENASKVDYHGEDDAFQVRDGISIVIKDAQIESGFRF is encoded by the coding sequence ATGTCCAGCGAACATATCGACCTGAGCAATACGATCGCATTGATTTTGGGTGGAGGCCGTGGGACGCGTTTGTTCCCGCTAACCAAAATTCGTGCCAAACCGGCCGTGCCGTTGGCCGCAAAGTATCGCCTGATCGATATCCCAATCAGCAACTGTATCAACAGCGGTCTGAATCGCGCCTATGTGTTGACCCAGTTCTTGTCGGAAAGTTTGCACCGGCACCTGCGGCAAACCTACACGTTCGACATTTTCAGCGGTGGTTTTGTCGAACTCTTGGCCGCTCAACAAACCGTCAGCGAAGGCACCGATTGGTACCAGGGCACCGCCGATGCGGTGCGCAAGAACTTGGTGCACCTGCGAGAAAGCTGGATCGAACACATTTTGATTCTGTCCGGCGACCAACTGTATCGCATGGACTTTCGCGACATGATGAAGACGCACATCGACAGCGGCGCCGATGCGACGATCGCCGCCATTCCGGTGGACCGCAAGGATGCGTCGGCCCTGGGCATCATGCAGGTTGATGACAGCGGACGAGTCCGTGGCTTTGTCGAAAAACCCCAAACCGACGAAGAACTGGCCAAAGTCAAAATGGATCCGGCTTGGATCGAAGCACGCGGGATCCCCGCCCAAGGTCGCGAATGTCTGGCCAGCATGGGCCTGTACATCTTCAACAAATCGGTGATGGTCGACCTGCTGGAAAGCAGCACCCACGAGGATTTCGGTAAAGAAGTTTTCCCCGCCGCATTGGATTCGCACAAAGTTAACGTGCACCTGTTCGATGGATACTGGGAAGACATCGGAACGATCCGCGCGTTTTACGAAGCTAACCTGAGCCTGGCCGGAAAGAACCCGCCCTTCGACTTGCGGGACCGAAACGCACCGATCTACAGTCGGCCACGATTCTTGCCGCCGACGATCATGGGCGATGCAAAAATCAACAACAGCTTGATCGCCGACGGATGCCACATCGGCGACAACGTGACGATCGAAAACAGCGTGATCGGCTTGCGGACCGTCGTCGGCGATAACGTGACCATCCGCGACAGCGTGGTGATGGGGGCGGATTTCATCGAACGCCGACAGGGGCCGCGCGACGGCAAACTGCCCGTCGGTATCGGCGCCAACAGTCAAATCAGTGGCGCGATCTTGGACAAGAACTGTCGGATCGGGGAAAACGTCGTGATCGAAAACGCCAGCAAGGTCGACTATCACGGCGAGGATGACGCCTTCCAAGTCCGTGACGGCATCTCCATCGTCATCAAAGATGCCCAGATCGAATCAGGGTTTCGGTTCTAA
- a CDS encoding Gfo/Idh/MocA family protein: protein MSSQPCRWGFLGAAAIARKNWKAIRLSGNGVITAVASRSVQRAADFIAQCEAEVPQSVTAEAVEGYDALLQRDDIDAVYVPLPTGIRKPWVLKAAAAGKHVLCEKPVAVHGDDVAEMIQACQDAGVQFMDGVMFDHSTRLAGIEDSLRPGGPVGNVRRIQTHFSFNGGDDFVGANIRADAELEPHGCLGDLGWYCIRFTLFVTGGRMPESVSARTLTPIGQGNAKVPGEFSAEMRFDDQTSAAFYCSFLTANQQTALVSGDRGYVAVDDFVLPFYDGSLHWTENRHDLQVDNCRWNFRRVSDGRRVDEFAGGEPDAQEVRMVRHLGDIALSGQLESHWPEISLKTQRVLDACRRSAAEQGAVVCIESS, encoded by the coding sequence ATGAGTTCCCAACCGTGTCGCTGGGGTTTTCTGGGCGCCGCCGCCATCGCAAGAAAGAACTGGAAAGCCATCCGACTTAGCGGCAACGGCGTCATCACTGCGGTTGCCAGCCGGAGCGTCCAAAGGGCGGCCGATTTCATTGCCCAGTGCGAAGCCGAAGTGCCGCAAAGTGTCACGGCCGAAGCGGTCGAAGGTTACGACGCGCTGCTGCAACGCGACGACATTGACGCGGTCTATGTCCCGCTGCCCACCGGTATCCGCAAGCCGTGGGTCTTGAAAGCCGCCGCGGCGGGCAAGCACGTCTTGTGCGAAAAACCGGTCGCGGTCCATGGCGATGACGTCGCCGAAATGATCCAAGCTTGCCAAGACGCGGGCGTGCAATTCATGGACGGCGTGATGTTTGATCACAGCACGCGGTTGGCCGGGATTGAAGATTCACTGCGCCCCGGTGGCCCGGTCGGCAACGTGCGCCGTATTCAAACCCATTTTTCCTTCAACGGCGGTGACGATTTTGTGGGCGCCAACATTCGCGCCGACGCCGAACTGGAACCGCACGGCTGCTTGGGTGATCTGGGCTGGTACTGCATCCGGTTCACGCTGTTCGTCACCGGTGGCCGGATGCCCGAATCGGTTTCGGCCCGTACGTTGACGCCGATCGGCCAGGGCAACGCCAAGGTACCGGGCGAATTTTCCGCCGAGATGCGTTTCGACGATCAAACCAGCGCCGCGTTTTACTGTTCATTCTTGACGGCGAACCAACAAACGGCCCTGGTCAGCGGCGATCGCGGCTATGTGGCGGTGGACGATTTTGTGTTGCCCTTTTACGACGGCTCGCTGCATTGGACCGAAAACCGGCACGACCTGCAGGTGGACAATTGCCGTTGGAATTTCCGTCGCGTCAGCGACGGACGACGTGTTGACGAGTTCGCCGGCGGCGAACCGGACGCACAAGAAGTTCGGATGGTTCGACATCTGGGCGATATCGCCCTGTCAGGTCAACTAGAATCACACTGGCCTGAGATCAGTTTAAAGACGCAACGAGTCCTGGATGCCTGTCGGCGAAGTGCGGCGGAACAGGGTGCGGTTGTGTGCATCGAGAGTTCTTGA
- a CDS encoding serine/threonine-protein kinase, protein MAGPSQSDFLPPQSSETVTRGQLRKDTRRSSPLDRHQPPPWKEGDRLGSFILRECLGRGSSGCVYRVSEIGGGERTLALKLLLPGSPEDLVRNKCGFRRMQNIQHPGLVRVHRMHRLDDFIGLSMQEVDGVTLYHYVDELLNLPVEQRWQRLLELTRDYASALAAMHHVGLVHRDIKPRNLMVDNQGRGRIVDYGLVGTFDPQEDPNGFRHYYVGSPNYMAPETCWDRYYMPAGDVFSLGLSIVQVARSIESAGRDDENDLPRSDSSRDQDGQLIRGAIQSMGTSIPQLLRNACAEMLELDPAERPSALMISRLGQPPKVNLLALGHEEFSSRPLECDQIRAWIRCIASGGSGRLHICGDSGMGKSALLDRVLEAFPKYGWIQIFRAKCLPREGQPLQAFDTIVDEIVGRFMKSDREPIRMDLASTSVLHEAFPVLASMIKPDDTLAPPPHDSQRLNAIQAGVRLTRELSSLGPLILIIDDVHRADRDSLNLLDDLQASGLDSFGIITVSRTPDRLQHRAADATIQLEPLNDRTAHQWLCEVNDRWALGLPDDVIRHWVSVCGGCPLDLQMVADELKPGGVLSPPGNLSSDLGIGRMRLWRRRIDQLSTEAQQVLEWICVAGQGVTYRELGQLSGLGEAVDVVISELSHQRLVLDDTQPTAGSDDDDEQGSGGGSVRAIHCSVAEGVMATMSGKRKLAVHRQWAELLIARRDADSLAGRIAGHLLDAELPGEAVPYALKAAEDAERRVAMTEAARWRERVLPELSGPELQQQLREVARCFDAADRPADSGRYFQQLADLEDDSPEKTDLEMIALVQFVRSGQLGRFRQRLADLSRCTGLPAPKSPWKSKLAALYRAARLSLSGFQFGDLPPQDAAAPSTDGPDERSPDQRPQDATGNKPDTEDLRLRCSVELTRPLSMLDNGLATELGLAATEVAYRSGSEAQRLHMAVGSAVFGSYQPGRMRARSRQLLEEIRPRFEACHDEKLWGDFHSAWGYHHLLQCDWASAIGPMQQSAIHYERSGQRCGFELFHTKWGIIWSLLKTGDVEAMRALAYQMRDDANRRNDRFGWLVSTGGLSLAAWLADDDMNGVSEIQKLTRRSIHELGPQWIDAFDRISAIARDSYLGLWDRVAQCDSGPQNRWIRRLAKRFELLSVLQDEFVLRGLFESWKDRRDDDGPSAGQTKLVERKLSRRLAKMGRQPSGYAGMVSDLFRGKLAACSQQPNAIDILSTAADHADQLNLLPYRLVAEDWIRFCHHNQKGTALVKHLRDQGVVRPENFSRLFD, encoded by the coding sequence ATGGCGGGACCGAGCCAGTCCGACTTTTTGCCGCCACAGTCATCCGAAACGGTGACCCGGGGCCAATTGCGCAAGGACACTCGTCGTTCATCGCCATTGGACCGTCATCAACCGCCGCCGTGGAAGGAAGGCGACCGGCTTGGCAGTTTCATTCTGCGTGAATGCTTGGGACGCGGCAGCAGCGGTTGCGTTTATCGGGTTTCGGAAATCGGCGGTGGCGAACGGACGTTGGCCCTGAAACTGTTGTTGCCCGGCAGCCCCGAAGACCTGGTCCGTAACAAGTGCGGGTTCCGGCGGATGCAGAACATCCAGCACCCGGGGCTGGTGCGGGTCCATCGCATGCACCGCCTGGACGACTTCATCGGTTTGTCGATGCAGGAAGTCGATGGTGTGACGTTGTACCACTACGTCGACGAACTGTTGAATTTGCCGGTCGAACAGCGTTGGCAGCGGCTGCTGGAACTGACCCGCGATTACGCATCCGCACTCGCGGCGATGCACCATGTGGGACTGGTCCATCGGGACATCAAGCCGCGAAACCTGATGGTCGACAACCAGGGACGCGGCCGCATCGTTGACTACGGCTTGGTCGGTACATTCGACCCACAAGAAGACCCCAACGGATTCCGGCATTACTACGTCGGCAGCCCGAACTACATGGCACCGGAAACCTGCTGGGATCGCTACTACATGCCGGCCGGTGATGTTTTCAGTTTGGGCCTGTCGATCGTCCAGGTGGCACGCAGTATCGAATCGGCGGGACGAGACGACGAAAACGACTTGCCCCGCAGCGACAGTTCGCGGGACCAGGACGGCCAATTGATCCGGGGCGCGATTCAAAGCATGGGGACCTCCATTCCCCAGTTGTTGCGTAACGCTTGTGCCGAAATGCTGGAATTGGATCCGGCCGAACGACCCAGCGCGTTGATGATTTCACGGCTGGGCCAGCCTCCCAAAGTCAACTTGTTGGCGTTGGGACACGAGGAATTTTCGAGCCGACCGCTGGAATGCGACCAGATTCGCGCTTGGATTCGCTGCATCGCTAGCGGCGGGTCCGGGCGATTGCATATTTGTGGCGATAGCGGCATGGGTAAGTCCGCGCTGCTCGATCGCGTCTTGGAAGCCTTCCCAAAGTATGGCTGGATCCAAATTTTTCGGGCCAAGTGTTTGCCGCGCGAAGGCCAACCGCTGCAAGCGTTCGACACGATCGTCGATGAGATCGTGGGCCGTTTCATGAAATCCGATCGCGAGCCGATTCGGATGGACTTGGCCAGTACGTCGGTGCTGCACGAAGCGTTTCCGGTGCTGGCCAGCATGATCAAGCCGGACGATACGCTTGCGCCCCCGCCGCACGATTCCCAGCGTCTGAACGCAATTCAGGCCGGCGTTCGACTGACACGAGAACTATCTTCCCTAGGCCCTTTGATCCTGATCATTGACGACGTCCATCGTGCCGATCGTGACAGTCTGAATTTACTGGACGATCTGCAGGCGTCGGGTTTGGATTCGTTCGGAATCATCACGGTTTCGCGGACGCCGGATCGACTGCAGCACCGTGCCGCCGATGCCACGATCCAGCTGGAACCACTGAACGATCGGACCGCCCATCAATGGCTATGCGAAGTCAATGATCGCTGGGCGTTGGGGCTGCCGGACGACGTCATTCGACACTGGGTGTCGGTGTGCGGCGGCTGCCCGCTGGACCTTCAAATGGTCGCCGATGAATTGAAACCCGGCGGCGTGCTGTCCCCACCCGGCAACCTGTCGAGCGACTTGGGCATCGGACGCATGCGATTGTGGCGACGCCGCATCGATCAATTATCGACCGAGGCCCAGCAGGTCTTGGAATGGATCTGTGTCGCAGGCCAGGGCGTCACCTATCGCGAACTGGGCCAACTGAGCGGGCTGGGCGAAGCGGTCGACGTGGTGATTTCGGAATTGTCGCACCAGCGGTTGGTCTTGGATGACACGCAACCGACGGCCGGCAGCGACGATGACGATGAACAAGGGTCCGGCGGCGGTTCTGTCCGCGCGATCCACTGCAGCGTGGCCGAAGGCGTCATGGCCACGATGTCCGGCAAACGAAAGTTGGCGGTGCATCGCCAGTGGGCAGAACTGCTGATCGCCCGCCGTGACGCCGATTCGCTGGCCGGACGCATCGCCGGTCACCTGCTGGACGCGGAATTACCCGGCGAAGCGGTCCCGTATGCGTTGAAGGCGGCCGAAGATGCCGAGCGTCGTGTGGCGATGACCGAAGCGGCGCGGTGGCGGGAAAGGGTCTTACCCGAGCTGAGCGGGCCAGAACTTCAGCAACAACTTCGCGAAGTCGCACGCTGCTTCGACGCCGCCGATCGCCCCGCCGATTCGGGACGCTATTTCCAACAGTTGGCCGATCTGGAGGACGATTCGCCGGAAAAGACCGACCTGGAAATGATCGCGCTGGTCCAGTTCGTCCGCAGCGGTCAGCTGGGACGATTTCGACAACGATTGGCCGACCTGAGCCGTTGCACCGGATTGCCCGCCCCCAAGTCGCCCTGGAAATCCAAGCTGGCGGCCTTGTACCGAGCCGCTCGCCTTAGCCTGAGCGGTTTTCAATTCGGTGACCTGCCGCCCCAGGACGCTGCGGCCCCGTCCACCGATGGCCCCGATGAAAGGTCACCGGATCAACGGCCACAGGATGCCACGGGGAACAAGCCGGACACCGAAGACCTACGCTTACGTTGTTCCGTCGAACTCACCCGCCCGCTTTCCATGCTGGACAACGGCTTGGCGACGGAACTGGGCCTGGCGGCGACCGAGGTGGCGTACCGATCGGGCAGCGAAGCCCAGCGGTTGCACATGGCCGTGGGATCCGCCGTTTTTGGTTCCTATCAGCCGGGCCGAATGCGAGCCCGCAGCCGTCAACTGCTGGAAGAAATCCGCCCGCGTTTCGAAGCCTGTCACGACGAAAAATTGTGGGGCGACTTCCATAGCGCCTGGGGATATCACCATTTGCTGCAGTGTGACTGGGCGTCCGCAATCGGCCCGATGCAGCAATCCGCGATCCACTACGAACGATCGGGACAGCGGTGTGGATTCGAACTATTTCATACCAAGTGGGGCATCATCTGGTCGCTGTTGAAGACCGGCGATGTGGAAGCCATGCGGGCGCTGGCCTATCAGATGCGTGACGACGCCAACCGTCGAAATGACCGGTTCGGATGGCTGGTGTCCACCGGTGGGCTTTCACTGGCGGCTTGGCTGGCCGACGACGACATGAACGGCGTTTCGGAAATCCAAAAACTGACCCGTCGATCCATTCATGAACTGGGTCCACAGTGGATCGACGCGTTCGATAGGATCAGCGCGATAGCACGCGACAGCTATCTAGGATTGTGGGATCGTGTCGCCCAGTGTGATTCCGGACCCCAAAATCGCTGGATCCGGCGTCTGGCCAAACGCTTTGAATTGCTGTCGGTCCTGCAGGATGAATTTGTCCTGCGAGGCCTGTTCGAATCCTGGAAGGATCGGAGGGATGACGACGGCCCATCCGCCGGCCAAACCAAGTTGGTCGAACGAAAACTGTCACGCCGCTTGGCAAAGATGGGCCGCCAGCCGTCGGGCTACGCCGGCATGGTGTCGGATCTGTTCCGCGGCAAACTTGCCGCGTGCAGCCAACAACCCAATGCGATCGATATCCTGTCGACTGCGGCCGACCATGCGGATCAATTGAACCTGCTGCCCTATCGCTTGGTGGCCGAGGACTGGATCCGCTTCTGCCACCACAACCAAAAGGGCACGGCACTGGTCAAGCACCTTCGAGACCAAGGCGTCGTTCGCCCGGAAAATTTCAGCCGTCTGTTTGATTGA